The Punica granatum isolate Tunisia-2019 chromosome 4, ASM765513v2, whole genome shotgun sequence genome has a window encoding:
- the LOC116206020 gene encoding thioredoxin-like protein Clot isoform X2: MTVKLVDATVSSFDAAFDKFRSEAPKHRANLILFLADKDPSTSLSWCPDCVRAEPVIYKKLEVSSDDVVLLRAYVGDRPTWRNPQHPWRTDPRFKLVGVPTLIRWENDAIKGRLEDNEAHLEHKISALISGE, encoded by the exons ATGACGGTGAAATTGGTGGATGCGACGGTGTCGAGCTTCGACGCAGCATTCGACAAGTTCAGATCGGAAGCCCCCAAGCACAGAGCCAACCTCATCCTCTTCTTGGCCGATAAGGACCCTTCCACCTCTCTCAGCTGGTGTCCTG ACTGCGTGAGAGCTGAACCTGTGATCTACAAGAAGCTTGAAGTCTCTTCTGATGATGTCGTGCTTCTGCGAGCTTACGTTGGAGACAGGCCTACGTGGAGAAATCCTCAGCACCCTTGGAGGACTGACCCAAGGTTCAAGCTCGTTGGAGTCCCCACATTGATCCGTTGGGAGAATGATGCCATCAAAGGCCGACTCGAGGACAATGAAGCCCACCTTGAGCACAAAATCAGTGCTCTCATTTCCGGGGAGTGA
- the LOC116206020 gene encoding thioredoxin-like protein Clot isoform X1: MTVKLVDATVSSFDAAFDKFRSEAPKHRANLILFLADKDPSTSLSWCPEFDVGLYTFILLRAMRMGWGRESQCLLPYCVRAEPVIYKKLEVSSDDVVLLRAYVGDRPTWRNPQHPWRTDPRFKLVGVPTLIRWENDAIKGRLEDNEAHLEHKISALISGE, from the exons ATGACGGTGAAATTGGTGGATGCGACGGTGTCGAGCTTCGACGCAGCATTCGACAAGTTCAGATCGGAAGCCCCCAAGCACAGAGCCAACCTCATCCTCTTCTTGGCCGATAAGGACCCTTCCACCTCTCTCAGCTGGTGTCCTG AGTTTGATGTTGGTCTTTACACCTTCATACTGCTCAGAGCGATGCGGATGGGCTGGGGAAGGGAATCTCAATGTTTACTTCCAT ACTGCGTGAGAGCTGAACCTGTGATCTACAAGAAGCTTGAAGTCTCTTCTGATGATGTCGTGCTTCTGCGAGCTTACGTTGGAGACAGGCCTACGTGGAGAAATCCTCAGCACCCTTGGAGGACTGACCCAAGGTTCAAGCTCGTTGGAGTCCCCACATTGATCCGTTGGGAGAATGATGCCATCAAAGGCCGACTCGAGGACAATGAAGCCCACCTTGAGCACAAAATCAGTGCTCTCATTTCCGGGGAGTGA